One genomic region from Patescibacteria group bacterium encodes:
- a CDS encoding PQQ-dependent sugar dehydrogenase, with protein sequence MFNIFVRLKNNKFFSLIVLLGLVFLLAGLFWLWLSLKPTPTFLPAGDVNIITGVKEFNNPVKATAQPTEALRVVAENLEIPWEIAVLPNGNLVVTERPGNLVILNSDGSLLSRLKVENVYHHGEGGLLGLALHPDFLNNRWVYLYLTVNQDGPINRIVRYSFDEKGLTDKKIILDNIPGSIYHNGGRIAFGPDGYLYVTTGDATDTGLAQQTDSLAGKILRLTDIGGVPADNPFGNLVYSYGHRNPQGLVWDNLGRLWATEHGRSGLQSGFDELNLIKAGQNYGWPDSQGDLVKPGTVGPVVHSGAKETWAPAGLTWYKDSLIFVGLRGQSVYRVTVDVQGSLKDIKHYLRQEFGRLRAITANDKGIYITTSNRDGRGQAGQDDDKIIFVDSDYWQ encoded by the coding sequence ATGTTTAATATTTTTGTTCGTCTAAAAAATAACAAATTTTTCTCTCTAATTGTTTTGCTTGGTTTGGTGTTTTTGCTAGCTGGGTTATTTTGGTTGTGGTTGAGCCTAAAGCCCACACCGACTTTTTTGCCAGCTGGCGATGTTAATATAATAACGGGGGTAAAAGAGTTTAATAATCCAGTTAAAGCAACGGCTCAACCAACTGAGGCGTTGCGGGTGGTGGCAGAAAATTTGGAAATACCTTGGGAAATAGCAGTTTTACCAAATGGTAATTTAGTTGTTACGGAGCGGCCGGGCAATTTGGTAATTTTAAATTCTGATGGCTCTTTATTAAGTAGGCTTAAGGTGGAAAATGTTTATCACCATGGCGAAGGTGGGCTTTTAGGCTTGGCTTTACATCCTGATTTTTTAAACAATCGCTGGGTTTATTTATATTTAACTGTTAATCAAGACGGGCCGATTAACAGGATTGTTCGCTATAGTTTTGACGAAAAAGGTTTAACTGATAAAAAAATTATTTTAGATAATATACCGGGCAGTATTTATCATAACGGGGGTCGTATTGCTTTTGGTCCGGATGGATATCTTTATGTTACGACTGGCGACGCTACCGATACGGGTTTGGCTCAGCAGACTGATTCTTTGGCTGGTAAGATTTTGCGTCTAACTGATATAGGTGGAGTACCAGCCGATAATCCTTTTGGTAATTTAGTTTATAGCTATGGCCACCGCAATCCTCAGGGTTTGGTTTGGGATAATTTAGGAAGGTTGTGGGCAACCGAGCATGGTCGGTCTGGTTTGCAATCTGGTTTTGATGAACTTAATTTAATAAAAGCTGGACAAAATTATGGTTGGCCAGATAGTCAGGGCGATTTGGTTAAACCTGGCACAGTGGGGCCAGTAGTCCATTCAGGCGCCAAAGAAACCTGGGCGCCGGCTGGATTAACTTGGTATAAAGATAGTTTGATTTTTGTTGGTCTGCGTGGCCAGTCGGTTTATCGGGTAACAGTTGATGTTCAAGGAAGTCTTAAGGATATTAAACATTATTTACGTCAGGAGTTCGGGCGCTTGCGGGCCATAACAGCAAATGATAAAGGTATTTATATTACAACCTCTAATCGCGACGGTCGGGGTCAGGCTGGCCAAGACGATGACAAAATAATTTTTGTAGATTCTGATTATTGGCAGTAA
- a CDS encoding nucleotide pyrophosphohydrolase — protein sequence MKDLEKRVYKHLKDRHWHNLRPVDIAKSIMIEGAELLELFQWENLSLPEVKGNKKKLQAIKSELADVIIYSIELAVLLGLDTEKIIKQKLIQVAKKYPAKLMKQTTQEPGTESLYWKIKKSHRRRKNKK from the coding sequence ATGAAAGATTTGGAAAAAAGAGTTTATAAGCATTTAAAAGATCGGCATTGGCATAATTTACGGCCGGTAGACATAGCTAAGTCTATAATGATAGAAGGTGCCGAACTTTTGGAACTTTTTCAGTGGGAAAATTTAAGTTTGCCAGAAGTAAAAGGCAACAAGAAGAAACTGCAAGCCATAAAAAGTGAATTGGCCGATGTTATAATTTATTCTATAGAGCTAGCGGTGTTATTGGGACTGGATACAGAAAAAATTATTAAACAAAAATTAATTCAGGTGGCTAAAAAATATCCAGCTAAATTAATGAAACAGACTACTCAAGAACCGGGGACCGAGAGTCTATATTGGAAAATAAAAAAATCTCATCGTCGACGTAAAAATAAAAAATAA
- a CDS encoding GrpB family protein: MIGLKRGTVKLVKYDPKWRQNFRMESKKIQKIFGGDVIEAQHVGSTAIPGILAKPIIDIAIVVPSLCRVRHYVKKLKGIGYKIKKDDTRKERLFFTKGPERQRTYYLHIGEIGSSYVKNMVLFRDYLCNNEDMAKKYSALKENLAIKYQNNREIYSKKKEKMIKETIKRSNKSLRKLK; the protein is encoded by the coding sequence ATGATTGGGTTGAAACGGGGAACAGTTAAATTGGTAAAGTATGACCCGAAATGGCGACAGAATTTTAGAATGGAGTCTAAAAAAATACAAAAAATTTTTGGCGGAGATGTGATAGAGGCGCAACATGTAGGAAGTACAGCTATTCCAGGAATATTAGCAAAACCAATTATTGATATTGCTATTGTTGTTCCGTCGCTTTGTAGGGTTCGACACTACGTAAAAAAATTAAAAGGTATAGGTTATAAAATAAAGAAAGACGACACTAGAAAGGAAAGATTATTCTTTACTAAAGGCCCAGAAAGACAGAGAACATATTATCTCCATATTGGAGAAATTGGTAGCAGTTATGTTAAAAATATGGTTTTATTTAGAGATTATCTTTGTAATAATGAAGATATGGCAAAGAAGTATTCTGCATTAAAAGAAAATTTAGCAATAAAATATCAAAATAATAGGGAAATTTATAGTAAAAAGAAAGAAAAGATGATCAAAGAAACAATTAAAAGGTCAAATAAATCTTTGCGGAAGTTAAAATAA
- the secA gene encoding preprotein translocase subunit SecA: MSFLDKLFGDPNERVVNKLLSEVEQINAFEPKIKQLTDEQLSGQTALFKNRLQQGETLDNLLPEAFATVREAARRVLGQRHFDVQLVGGIVLHRGQIAEMRTGEGKTLTATSPTYLNALTGKGVHVVTVNDYLARRDAIWMGKVHYSLGLTVGCVNHEIAYLYDPTVSNEDPSFNNLKVVPRQQAYLADVLYGTNNEFGFDYLKDNMVWRLSDMVQRPLHYTIVDEVDSILIDEARTPLIISAPAEEAMATYYKVAQFAAGLVENEDYNVDEKMRAATYTENGITKAERWLNLGNLYSEAGFQMIHHLEQALKAKALFKKDKDYVVKEGEIVIVDEFTGRLMPGRRYSEGLHQAIEAKENVKIQRESLTLATITFQNYFRLYEKLAGMTGTATTEAEEFHKIYKLEVVSIPTNKPNIRQDLTDRVYKNELAKFKAVVQEVKERYQKGQPVLLGTISISKNELLSELLTQAGLPHQVLNAKNHTGEAGIIAQAGRKGSVTLATNMAGRGVDIILGGSPATAEEAAVVKDLGGLHVIGTERHESRRIDNQLRGRGGRQGDPGSTLFFVSLEDDLMRIFGSDRVGGVMQRLGLPDNVPIENKMVSKSIETAQKKVEGHNFDIRKHLVEYDDVLNKQREAVYKKRRQVLQSAEKNPNELRELVVEMIVKEISEVVAFHTALDNLKDWNIEEIYETINSIFPVTKEVRKKLAELEGHKNTATDEVIARDSLINYLTGLAKEHYVAMEQSLQIKAADLAVPNSQEIMREAEKTLFLRAIDRLWVQHLTSMDYLRGSIGLQGYGQRDPLVEYKRQAYKMFKELLAAIQDEMVYNIFKTGLIQNLVREPVAPKQAIIEKGPAKTMAEQNSVFATALTTQGQAASNKPRDGEGHKVGRNDPCPCGSGKKYKKCHGA, encoded by the coding sequence ATGTCATTTTTAGATAAATTATTTGGCGATCCTAATGAACGAGTGGTTAATAAGCTTTTGTCAGAGGTAGAACAAATAAACGCTTTTGAACCCAAAATAAAACAGTTGACCGATGAACAATTAAGCGGTCAGACTGCTTTATTTAAAAATCGTTTGCAGCAAGGCGAAACTTTGGATAATTTATTACCCGAAGCTTTTGCTACCGTGCGTGAAGCGGCTCGTCGTGTATTAGGCCAGCGGCATTTTGACGTTCAATTAGTTGGCGGTATTGTTTTACATCGCGGTCAAATAGCGGAAATGCGTACTGGTGAAGGTAAAACTTTAACCGCCACCTCGCCAACCTATCTTAATGCTTTAACGGGTAAGGGTGTACATGTGGTTACCGTGAACGATTATTTGGCTAGGCGCGATGCTATTTGGATGGGTAAGGTTCATTACAGTTTAGGTTTGACTGTTGGTTGTGTAAATCACGAAATAGCTTATTTGTACGATCCGACTGTTAGCAACGAAGATCCGTCTTTTAATAATTTAAAGGTTGTACCGCGTCAGCAGGCTTATTTGGCTGATGTGTTGTACGGCACTAATAACGAATTTGGTTTTGATTATTTAAAAGATAATATGGTTTGGCGTCTTAGTGATATGGTTCAACGTCCTTTGCATTATACGATTGTGGACGAAGTGGATTCTATTTTAATAGACGAAGCCAGAACACCTTTAATTATTTCGGCGCCGGCCGAAGAAGCTATGGCCACTTATTATAAAGTGGCTCAGTTTGCCGCGGGTTTGGTAGAAAATGAAGATTATAATGTAGATGAAAAAATGCGAGCCGCTACTTATACGGAAAATGGTATTACTAAGGCGGAGCGTTGGCTTAATTTAGGTAACTTGTACAGTGAAGCTGGTTTTCAGATGATTCATCATTTAGAGCAGGCTTTAAAAGCTAAAGCTTTATTTAAAAAAGATAAGGATTATGTAGTTAAAGAGGGGGAAATTGTAATTGTCGATGAATTTACTGGCCGTTTAATGCCCGGCCGTAGATATTCTGAGGGTTTGCATCAGGCTATTGAAGCTAAAGAAAATGTAAAAATTCAACGTGAGTCTTTAACTTTAGCCACCATTACTTTTCAAAATTATTTTAGGCTTTACGAGAAGTTGGCTGGTATGACCGGTACAGCTACTACCGAAGCTGAGGAGTTTCATAAAATTTATAAATTAGAAGTGGTAAGCATTCCCACTAATAAACCCAATATCCGGCAAGATTTAACCGATCGGGTATATAAAAATGAATTAGCCAAATTTAAGGCCGTGGTGCAGGAGGTAAAGGAGCGATATCAAAAAGGCCAACCGGTTTTGTTGGGTACTATTTCAATTTCTAAAAATGAACTGTTGTCTGAGCTGTTAACTCAAGCCGGTTTACCGCACCAAGTTTTAAACGCCAAGAATCATACGGGTGAAGCTGGTATTATTGCCCAAGCTGGTCGCAAAGGTAGTGTTACTTTGGCTACTAATATGGCTGGTCGCGGTGTAGACATAATTTTGGGTGGCAGTCCGGCCACAGCCGAAGAAGCGGCCGTTGTTAAAGATTTAGGGGGTTTGCATGTTATTGGTACGGAACGGCACGAATCACGGCGTATAGATAATCAATTGCGTGGTCGTGGCGGCCGGCAAGGGGATCCAGGCTCCACTTTGTTTTTTGTTTCTTTGGAAGATGATTTAATGAGGATTTTTGGTTCGGACCGAGTAGGTGGTGTAATGCAACGCTTAGGCTTGCCCGACAATGTGCCTATAGAAAATAAAATGGTTTCTAAATCCATTGAAACAGCGCAAAAAAAAGTGGAAGGTCATAATTTTGATATTCGTAAGCATTTGGTGGAGTATGATGATGTTTTAAATAAACAACGGGAAGCGGTTTATAAGAAACGGCGACAAGTATTGCAATCAGCCGAAAAAAATCCCAATGAATTAAGGGAATTAGTAGTGGAAATGATTGTTAAAGAAATTAGCGAGGTAGTAGCTTTTCATACGGCTTTAGATAATTTAAAAGATTGGAATATTGAAGAAATTTACGAAACAATAAATTCCATTTTCCCAGTGACCAAAGAAGTTAGAAAAAAATTAGCAGAATTAGAAGGTCATAAAAACACAGCCACAGACGAAGTGATAGCTAGGGATAGTTTAATAAATTATTTAACCGGTTTGGCTAAGGAACACTATGTGGCTATGGAGCAGAGTTTGCAAATAAAAGCAGCCGATTTAGCTGTGCCCAACAGCCAGGAAATAATGCGCGAAGCAGAAAAGACTTTGTTTTTAAGAGCTATTGATAGACTGTGGGTTCAGCATTTAACTTCTATGGATTATTTGCGGGGCAGTATTGGTCTGCAAGGTTATGGCCAAAGAGATCCGTTGGTAGAATATAAACGCCAAGCTTATAAAATGTTTAAAGAGTTGTTGGCCGCTATTCAAGATGAAATGGTTTATAATATATTTAAAACCGGTTTAATACAAAATTTGGTTAGGGAGCCAGTTGCTCCCAAGCAGGCGATTATAGAAAAAGGTCCGGCTAAAACCATGGCCGAACAAAACAGCGTCTTTGCGACAGCTTTAACCACCCAGGGCCAGGCGGCTAGCAATAAACCGCGCGATGGTGAAGGCCATAAAGTCGGTCGCAACGATCCTTGTCCTTGCGGTAGTGGAAAAAAATATAAGAAGTGTCATGGAGCGTAA
- a CDS encoding carbon-nitrogen hydrolase, whose amino-acid sequence MPKLTIALIQHQSTTDQAFNLKKVLALVAKAGRRGAKIIALPELFNTIYFPQYKNVNKDVYAQTIPGPITQALGKLAKKYQTIIVAPIYEKDKQGRFHNSAAVINEQGKLLPTYRKIHIPHDPLFWEKNYFNPSQAGYKIYKTKYATFAVLICFDQWFPEAARIATLKGADLIFYPTAIGYIVGHNSKDGDWHNAWETVMRGHAIANGVHVAAINRTGREDKLNFWGQSFVTNGFGTIIKKASATKEEIIICDIDLSHNKRIRQGWGFLKNRRPDTYQPLI is encoded by the coding sequence ATGCCAAAATTAACTATTGCTTTAATTCAACATCAATCTACCACAGACCAAGCTTTTAACTTAAAAAAAGTTTTAGCTTTAGTGGCTAAGGCTGGCCGGCGTGGCGCCAAAATTATCGCCTTGCCCGAACTATTCAATACGATTTATTTTCCTCAGTATAAAAATGTTAATAAAGATGTTTACGCTCAAACCATCCCCGGCCCAATTACCCAAGCTCTAGGCAAACTGGCCAAAAAGTATCAAACCATCATAGTGGCCCCAATTTACGAAAAAGATAAACAAGGTCGCTTTCACAATTCAGCCGCTGTGATAAACGAACAAGGCAAACTTTTGCCAACCTACCGTAAAATTCACATTCCGCACGATCCTTTATTTTGGGAAAAAAATTATTTTAACCCCAGCCAAGCCGGCTACAAAATTTACAAAACTAAATACGCCACTTTTGCCGTGCTTATTTGTTTTGATCAATGGTTTCCCGAAGCCGCCCGTATTGCCACGCTTAAAGGCGCTGATTTAATTTTTTACCCAACAGCTATTGGCTACATAGTCGGCCATAATTCTAAAGACGGCGATTGGCATAATGCTTGGGAAACAGTTATGCGCGGCCACGCCATTGCCAACGGTGTTCACGTAGCGGCTATTAACCGTACTGGCCGTGAAGATAAATTAAACTTCTGGGGACAATCTTTTGTGACTAATGGTTTTGGCACAATAATCAAAAAAGCTTCAGCTACTAAAGAAGAAATAATTATCTGTGATATTGATCTGTCACACAATAAAAGAATTCGCCAGGGTTGGGGTTTTTTAAAAAACAGGCGCCCCGACACCTACCAACCACTAATATGA
- a CDS encoding agmatine deiminase family protein yields the protein MNPTPKSLGYQMPAEWQEHSATWLAWPYDLITFPDRLNQVEQVYCQIIEALSQQEKIKIIIQNEAVKNKILKKLESTKTILKNVEFYITDYADVWLRDYGPTFLKNNLKEKAWVKWQYNAYGHKFTDLLKDNNVFDLLDKKITGQKFLTDFIMEGGAMEVNGQGLALTTEECLLNPNRNSSLSKQDTEQLLKDYLGVDKVIWLKQGLVNDHTDGHIDEIARFVNTNTILVTWTDDKNNPNYERLVENYNLLLNQTTAQGDKLNIVKLPLPEIFYDNGQLMPASYANFYLANNCLLLPKFNLPSDQEAQKIIGHYFSDRLITLIDCNDLLYGGGAIHCITQQEPV from the coding sequence ATGAACCCGACCCCCAAATCACTAGGCTATCAAATGCCAGCCGAATGGCAAGAGCACTCGGCCACTTGGCTGGCTTGGCCGTACGACCTAATAACTTTCCCCGACCGCCTTAACCAGGTTGAACAGGTTTACTGCCAAATAATTGAAGCTCTAAGCCAACAAGAAAAGATAAAAATTATTATTCAAAACGAAGCGGTTAAAAATAAAATTTTAAAAAAATTAGAATCAACTAAAACTATTCTAAAAAATGTTGAATTTTATATAACTGATTATGCCGATGTTTGGTTGCGCGACTATGGCCCAACTTTCCTAAAAAACAATCTAAAAGAAAAAGCCTGGGTTAAATGGCAATACAATGCTTACGGTCATAAATTTACTGATTTACTCAAAGATAATAATGTTTTTGACTTATTAGACAAAAAAATAACCGGCCAAAAATTCCTAACCGATTTTATTATGGAAGGCGGTGCTATGGAGGTAAACGGCCAAGGTTTGGCTTTAACCACTGAAGAATGTTTGCTAAATCCTAACCGTAATTCTAGTTTATCCAAACAAGACACTGAACAATTACTAAAAGATTATTTGGGGGTTGATAAAGTAATCTGGCTTAAACAAGGCTTAGTCAACGACCACACCGACGGACACATCGACGAAATTGCCCGCTTTGTAAATACCAATACAATTTTAGTGACTTGGACTGATGATAAAAATAATCCCAACTATGAAAGATTAGTGGAGAATTATAATTTGCTTCTAAACCAAACAACTGCCCAGGGTGATAAATTAAATATAGTTAAATTACCCCTGCCGGAAATTTTTTATGATAATGGCCAATTAATGCCGGCTTCTTACGCTAATTTTTATTTAGCTAATAATTGTTTGTTACTGCCTAAATTTAACTTACCCAGCGACCAAGAGGCCCAAAAAATAATCGGCCACTACTTTAGCGACCGATTAATTACTTTAATTGATTGTAACGATTTACTGTACGGTGGCGGAGCTATTCACTGCATTACCCAGCAAGAACCTGTGTAA
- the raiA gene encoding ribosome-associated translation inhibitor RaiA: MDFIISGKNFKLTPSIKKYVQDKFSKLSKYWGKIIRARIELKVDKAHKSGQLSGVDVVLEVPGPDIRAEQKASEMHEAIDLVMPKLERQLNKAKDKNLAREKFNPPVLDL; encoded by the coding sequence ATGGATTTTATTATCAGCGGAAAAAATTTTAAGCTTACCCCGAGCATTAAAAAATACGTGCAGGATAAGTTTAGTAAATTATCTAAATATTGGGGAAAAATTATACGGGCGCGCATTGAATTAAAAGTGGACAAAGCGCATAAGTCAGGGCAGTTAAGTGGGGTGGATGTGGTTTTGGAAGTACCAGGACCAGATATTCGGGCCGAACAAAAAGCTAGCGAGATGCACGAGGCTATAGATTTGGTAATGCCTAAATTAGAAAGGCAGCTTAATAAAGCTAAGGATAAAAATTTGGCTAGAGAAAAATTTAATCCGCCGGTTTTAGATTTATAA
- a CDS encoding ribose-phosphate pyrophosphokinase, translating into MNGNLLIFSGRESKNLAEKMAKHLEMPLGNLEVKRHSDGEVWCKYHQNIRGATVAIVQSTNPPAENLMELLVAIDAAKRASAAKIFAIIPYFGYARQDRKPEPRVSITAKLVANLLTTAGADRIITIDLHASQIQGFFDIPVDHVYASKELLPYWSKYPIDTVAAPDVGAVKMARAWAKRLNAELIIIDKRRPKDNEAEILNIIGNPSGKNILIVDDMIDTGGSFVGTVKALKEKDANKIYGSVVHAVLSGKAIEAIENSPIEKLVVTDTIKKEITSEKIEVISLAKLLAEVTNNAFSNKSISSMFDSEEMKK; encoded by the coding sequence ATGAATGGAAATCTATTAATATTCTCGGGCAGAGAAAGTAAAAATTTGGCTGAAAAAATGGCCAAACATTTAGAAATGCCCTTGGGCAATTTGGAAGTTAAACGCCACAGCGATGGTGAAGTTTGGTGTAAATATCATCAAAATATTCGAGGAGCCACCGTCGCCATAGTTCAATCAACTAATCCACCGGCTGAAAACCTGATGGAACTCCTTGTAGCCATCGATGCGGCTAAAAGAGCTTCGGCAGCTAAAATATTCGCTATTATTCCTTACTTTGGTTATGCCCGACAAGACAGAAAACCAGAACCTAGGGTTTCTATCACCGCCAAATTAGTTGCCAACTTATTAACCACTGCCGGAGCTGACAGAATCATAACCATTGATTTACACGCCAGCCAAATACAAGGTTTCTTTGATATTCCGGTTGACCATGTTTATGCTTCTAAAGAATTACTGCCCTACTGGTCAAAATATCCAATTGATACCGTGGCCGCCCCCGATGTTGGCGCGGTTAAAATGGCGCGAGCTTGGGCCAAAAGATTAAACGCCGAATTGATTATTATTGACAAAAGAAGGCCCAAAGACAACGAAGCGGAAATTTTAAATATTATTGGCAATCCAAGTGGAAAAAATATTTTAATAGTGGATGATATGATAGACACCGGCGGTTCTTTTGTTGGCACAGTTAAAGCCTTAAAAGAAAAAGACGCTAATAAAATATATGGCTCAGTTGTTCACGCTGTTTTATCCGGTAAAGCTATAGAAGCCATTGAAAATAGCCCCATAGAAAAACTTGTTGTAACCGATACAATAAAAAAAGAAATCACTTCGGAAAAAATAGAAGTTATCAGTCTGGCTAAACTACTGGCCGAAGTAACCAACAATGCTTTTTCTAATAAATCCATCTCCTCCATGTTTGATTCAGAGGAAATGAAAAAATAA
- the murB gene encoding UDP-N-acetylmuramate dehydrogenase: MADIITEFNNNQIGPVLAEEPLKNHTNFKIGGPAKYFFTALNTADLIKAVQVANELNVKTFYLGLGSNVLVSDGGLDGLVIKIKTNQLKITDCSVVAEAGVNLAWLVQQIVAAGLTGLEPLVGVPGTVGGAIYGNAGLPKIKQGFMGDWVNSVTVLRQDKIITLTKEACNFSYRQSLFKTNEDVILSVNLKLNPGVSAQSRELMATYIKARQNQPYNKPSSGCIFTNLVIENPAELRSKFPNNSEIEDFIKQGGQQLPAAWLIDQAGLKGKTMGDIKISEEHANYLLNLGQGTAEQVIMMISYIKQQVRDKFGYQLKEEIKYLGF; encoded by the coding sequence ATGGCCGATATAATTACAGAATTTAATAATAATCAAATAGGGCCGGTTTTAGCAGAGGAACCTTTAAAAAATCATACTAATTTTAAAATTGGTGGTCCGGCTAAATATTTTTTTACTGCTTTGAATACGGCCGACTTAATAAAAGCTGTACAAGTAGCCAATGAATTAAATGTTAAAACATTTTATTTAGGTTTGGGTTCTAATGTTTTAGTATCAGATGGTGGTTTAGATGGTTTGGTTATAAAAATTAAAACCAATCAATTAAAGATTACCGATTGTTCAGTAGTGGCCGAAGCGGGTGTTAATTTAGCTTGGCTAGTGCAGCAAATTGTGGCGGCTGGTTTAACTGGTTTAGAACCTTTAGTTGGTGTGCCCGGTACAGTGGGTGGGGCAATTTATGGTAACGCGGGGTTACCTAAGATTAAGCAGGGATTTATGGGCGACTGGGTTAATAGCGTAACTGTTTTGCGACAGGATAAAATTATTACTTTAACTAAAGAAGCTTGTAACTTTTCTTATCGGCAATCCCTTTTTAAGACTAATGAGGATGTTATTTTATCGGTTAATTTAAAATTAAACCCCGGTGTTAGTGCTCAAAGTCGGGAATTAATGGCTACTTATATTAAAGCCAGACAAAATCAACCTTATAATAAACCGTCTTCTGGTTGTATTTTTACTAATTTGGTTATAGAAAATCCAGCTGAATTAAGAAGTAAATTTCCTAACAACTCAGAGATAGAAGATTTTATTAAACAAGGTGGCCAGCAATTGCCGGCGGCTTGGTTAATTGATCAAGCTGGTTTAAAAGGTAAAACTATGGGGGATATTAAAATTTCCGAAGAGCACGCTAATTATTTGCTTAATTTAGGCCAAGGTACAGCTGAACAGGTAATAATGATGATTTCTTATATTAAACAGCAGGTGCGTGATAAATTTGGCTATCAATTAAAAGAGGAAATAAAGTATTTGGGTTTTTGA
- the murC gene encoding UDP-N-acetylmuramate--L-alanine ligase has protein sequence MSFLDKANRIYCIGLKGVGMIGLAQILKGLGKEVWGSDTTEKFITDEVLVRAGLKCHEGFSAKHLAEPIDFVMRSSAYGPEQEEVAAALKKNLPTYTYAEVLAELTKTKRGLAVTGSHGKTTISALLAHILKEAEWRPTALVGSMVKNWQGNALVGDGDWFIFEADEYQNKFHQFMPEAAILTGIDWDHPDFFPDAESYYQAFVEFLKKLPPDGWLVACYDDNNVKRAVAEAGLKPEQIITYGLKNGYWKMVRMWLEEGRWHFSLNEGQEYLGVFSFRLIGGHNVANAMAAIAAARRLGIEVDVIQRALLSFEGTARRFDIKGKLTNGLTIVDDYAHHPAAITATLKAARAFYPYKNIRVVFHPHTFSRTKALFKEFANSFKEADQVIILDIYASAREKVGSISSLDLVEETKEHHKNVVHQPTVESVVEYLSADLKRNDLLITMGAGDVWRVGEELIKKFGLITGNEF, from the coding sequence ATGTCTTTTTTGGATAAAGCTAATCGAATATACTGCATTGGTTTAAAAGGTGTTGGTATGATTGGTTTAGCTCAAATTTTAAAAGGTCTGGGTAAAGAAGTTTGGGGTAGTGATACCACGGAAAAATTTATTACCGATGAGGTATTAGTTCGAGCCGGTCTTAAGTGTCATGAAGGTTTTTCCGCCAAGCATTTGGCCGAACCAATTGATTTTGTTATGCGTTCCAGCGCTTATGGTCCGGAACAAGAAGAAGTGGCCGCTGCTCTTAAAAAAAATTTACCAACTTATACTTACGCTGAAGTTTTAGCCGAGCTTACTAAAACCAAACGAGGTTTGGCTGTAACTGGTAGTCACGGCAAAACCACTATTAGCGCTTTGCTGGCTCATATTTTAAAAGAAGCTGAATGGCGACCTACGGCCTTGGTAGGTTCTATGGTTAAGAATTGGCAAGGTAATGCTTTAGTGGGCGATGGTGATTGGTTTATTTTTGAAGCTGATGAATACCAAAATAAATTTCATCAGTTTATGCCCGAGGCCGCTATTTTAACTGGTATTGATTGGGATCATCCGGATTTTTTCCCGGATGCCGAGTCTTACTATCAGGCTTTTGTGGAATTTTTAAAAAAACTTCCGCCTGATGGTTGGTTGGTAGCTTGTTATGATGATAATAATGTTAAACGAGCGGTGGCCGAGGCTGGTTTAAAGCCGGAACAAATTATCACTTATGGTTTAAAAAATGGTTATTGGAAAATGGTTAGAATGTGGTTAGAGGAAGGTCGTTGGCATTTTTCTTTGAATGAGGGGCAAGAATATTTAGGTGTGTTTTCTTTTCGATTAATTGGCGGGCATAACGTAGCTAACGCTATGGCGGCTATTGCGGCCGCCCGGCGCTTAGGTATAGAGGTGGATGTTATTCAGCGGGCCTTATTAAGTTTTGAAGGTACGGCCAGACGTTTTGATATTAAAGGTAAGTTGACCAACGGTTTAACTATTGTAGATGATTATGCTCATCATCCAGCGGCTATAACTGCGACTTTAAAAGCCGCTCGGGCTTTTTATCCTTATAAAAATATTCGAGTGGTTTTTCATCCTCATACTTTTAGCCGAACTAAGGCTTTGTTTAAGGAATTTGCCAATTCTTTTAAAGAGGCGGATCAGGTTATTATTTTGGATATTTATGCTTCAGCTCGTGAGAAAGTCGGTAGTATATCTTCTTTGGATTTGGTGGAGGAAACAAAAGAGCATCATAAAAATGTGGTGCATCAGCCAACAGTGGAGAGTGTGGTGGAATATTTATCAGCTGATTTAAAACGCAATGATCTTTTGATTACTATGGGTGCGGGTGATGTTTGGCGAGTGGGGGAGGAATTGATTAAAAAGTTTGGACTTATAACTGGGAATGAGTTTTAG